In Streptomyces sp. Li-HN-5-11, the sequence TCGCCGCGGGCAGAGCCGCGCCGCTGGAGACGACGACACGCAGCGAGGAGGTGTCCTCGCCGGGCCGGGGTGGGAGGTCGGCGAGCCGGCGGAGCATCGTGGGCACCGCGAAGAGGTGGGTGGGTCGGTGCTCGGAGACCAGCCGCAGCGCGTCCTCCGCGTCGAACACCGACTGCACGATCAGGGTGCCGCCGAGGGCGGTGAGGGTGACGGGCGTGCCGAGGGAGCCGAAGGAGGAAGCCAGCGGGACGAGGACGAGGTGACGGGGCGGCACCGAGGAGTCCGGGTGCAGCGCGCGGACGTAGCGGGCCCTGCCGCCGGCCAGGGCGTGATGGCTGTAGGCGACCATCTTCGGCTCGGCCTCGGTACCCGAGGACACCAGGATGCGGGCGGGGCCGTACGGATCGGCCGGCCGGTGCCGCCGGCCGTGCGGAGCCGTGGGGTGCGTGGCGTGCAGCCCCTGGGTCCGTCCCTCGCCGGGGCCGGGTACGAACACGGTGCGCAGGTGGGGGAGACCCACGACGACCCGCGCCTGAGGCACCGCGGTGAGGACGGCGCCGCGGGCCCGTGAGCGGGCGAGCAGCGCCCGCAGGTCATGGTCGTCGCCGCCCGGAGGGAGAGGGAGAGCCACCGCGCCGATCGCGTACACGGCGAGTTCCGCGGCGACGGCGTCGCGTCCGTTGGGCAGCCGCAGCGCGACCACGTCCCCGGCCCCGAGGCCCGCCTGCTCGAACACGGCGGCGATGCGGCGCGCTTCGGTGTCGAGGGCCGCGTAGGACAACACCCCGGCGTCGTCCACCAGCGCCTCACGGTCCGGGTGTTCCCGGACACGGACGGTGAACAGGCTGTACAGGTCCGTGTCCGGGCACACGCCGGCCGCCACCCAGGCCCGTCGCCGGTCGCGGGGCACGAGGTCGGGGAAGGGGACTCCGGCCCTCGAGGTCCACACCGGTTGCTCGGTATCCGTCGTCCCCGTCGTCTCCGACGTGGTGGGGGCGGCTGTCATGCGAACTCCCACGGTGTGTACGGGCGGGCGTACCCGCCGGCGGGGTCCGGCGGCGCGACGGCTTTCCGGAAGGCGGCGTCGTGGGGCAGGTCGGACAGGTCGGTCAGCACGGGTGTCGCCGTCAGCCCGGCCTCGGTCAGCCGCACCCGCCACTCCTCGGTCGTACGGCGGGCGAAGCGGGCCGCGACATCCCGCACGGACGCGGTGTCGGCGCCGTCCAGGAGGTGGCGCACCGCCTCGGGGCGCTGCCGGGCGCGGGGGCCGAGGTACAGGTGGCCGTCCGCCGTGCGCAGCGGCCGGTCCAGTGGCGTCCAGTGGACCCGGTGCGCGGGACGGGGGACCAGAGCGCCCGCGGAGAGCAGACAGGAGTGGACCTGGCTGCCCCGGTGGGCCGCCTCACGGACCGCGAGCGCGGTCAGCACGCCCTGGGCGCACACCAGCCCGCCGAGCACGTCGGTGAGGGTCATCAGGGACGGGGCCGGGGGCTCGCCGGCCGGTCGTACCGCGGCGGCGAGTCCGCTGTGCACCTGGGCGAGGTAGTCGGTGCCCACGGGGGGCCGGTCACCGAAGGCGTCGCCGAAGCCGGATGCGCAGGCGTACACCAGAGCCGGGCTCCCGGGCAGCAGGTCGGAGGCGGCCAGACCGAGACGGGAGGCTTTCCCGGGGGCCCAGTTGTGGAGGAACACGTCGGCTTCGGCGGTCAGGGCGCGGACGGTGCCGCGGCCCTCCGCGGTGGTGAGGCCGGCCTCGATCACCGGCTTGCCCGCGTTGAGCGCCAGGAACCGGGCCGAGCACTCTCCCGCCAGCGGGGGGAGCCAGCGCATCGGGTCGCCGCCGGGCGGCTCGATCCGTACGACGTCGGCTCCCAGCATCCGCAGGATGTGCCCGGCGAGCGGGCCCTGCACCCTGCGGGTGGACTCCACGACCCGAATCCCGGTCAGCGGCAGGGCGGCGTCGCGGGCCGGGCGCGGGCAGGGGACGCCGACGGCGCTGTCCGCATACGGCCCCCGACCCCGTGCCGGATCCGGCCAGGGGGCCAGTTCCCAGGGCTCCGGGCGGACGGCGGGGGCCGGGTCGGAACGTACGACGAGGAGGCTGACCCCGCTGTGGTCTGCGGCGGCGCGCAGATCCGGCAGCGTGCAACGGCGTGCGGCCTGCCGCAGCGCGTCGGGCAGGGGACAGACGGCGGTGGCGAACCGTTGCTGGAAGGGCAGCCAGCCGCGGCCCGCGACGGCGGCCGACGCACCGAGCCGGATCCAGAACTCCCGCCAGGCGTCAGGGTCGAGGGTCTCGACCTCCACCCGGACACCGTCGGACGTGACCAGGGTCGCCAGGCCGCACGCCTGCCTCGCGGAGCCGGGCGGGAGTGGGGGTTCGGGCGGGCCACCGCTCCCCCCGGCCGTCGCGGCGGCGAGGTACTGGCCGACCGCCAGCAGCGCTCCCTGAGCCACCGAGGTCCTCACCTCGCGCAGGTCCAGTCCGCGGGCCCGCCCGACGCGCAGGGCGGTGGCGCCCAGGGCGGCGAGCACCCCCGTCACGACCGAGGCGTAGTCGACTGCCAGCGGGGCGGGCCCGCCCGTGGCCCGGCCGTGGACGTGCATCAGACCGCAGGCGGCCTGTACGGCACGCTCGTCCGGCAGGTCCGTTGCGACGGGGCCCGCCCACTCGATGCGGAGCCGCACCGGGTCCGGGCCGGCGCCGGCCCGCTCCGGAAGGGCCTGCGCGGTGTGCCGCAGCAGACGCTCCGCGATCGTGGTGGCGACGGCCGGCCGGACCTCGGCCCGCAGTCCCGGCGTCACGGTCGCTCCTCGGCGGGCCGACGGCCCTGTACGGAGTAGAAGACGCTGGAGGCGGCACGGAAGGACGGGTCCCGCATCAGATCCCGCACCCGGTCCAGGTCGTCGTCGGTCATGCCCTGCTCCTTGAGCCGGTCCCGGAGGTTGCGGGTGTGGTTCAGCTGGAGCCCCAGGCCGGGGTCCTGTGCGTGTCGTACGCCGATGTGGAGGTGGACGTCCAGGGCGGTCAGTCCGGCCGCCCTCATGGCGGCCGGTGCTTTCCGTGCCCAGCACGGGTCGCCGCCCGCGGCGCGCAGCGCCGCCGTCTTGGCCTCGAGGAACCGGAGGTACAGCGCCTCGGCCCGCGGGTCCGGGGTGAGCAGCGGCGGTTCGTAGGAGGCGTCGATCTCGTCGATCTGCAGCAGGCCACCGGGTTTGAGGGCGCGCACCAGCTTGTGCAGGACGGTGTCGCGCGAGGGCACGTGCTGCAGGACCAGGCGAGCCACCACCAGGTCGTAGGCTTCCTCCGGGAGCGGGGTGCGGGCCACGTCGAGGGCAGCGACCTCAAGGCCCGGGCCCGGTAGCAGGTCGCGGGGGTCGAGGTCGGTGGCGAGCACGGAGCCGCCCGGTGCGACCCGGTCCGCCAGCCAGCGCGCGATGCTCCCACCGCCGGCACCGACCTCCAGACAGCGCCACCCCGGACCGACGCCGGCGGCGGCCAGCCGGGGCAGGGTCACCTGGTCGTACGCGGCGGCCAGGCAGCGGTGCTGATCGCGGCTGTGCGCGGTGCCGTTGCCGAAGACCCCTCGGGCTCCTTCCCGGGCGCGGGACGGCTCCCGGGCGTAGGACGGCTGAGACACGGTATCGGCAGACGGCTGGGGCACGGCAGGACTCCTCTCGTCACGTGGTGGCCTGTCAGGCCCGGCTCGCAGGTGGTGGCCTGTCAGGTCCAGCGGCCGGTGCCGGTGACCGCGGTGCCGATGAGGTGCCGGGCCAGGGCGGCACGGCGAACCTTGCCGGTGCCGGTGCGAGGGACCTCGTCCCAGGTCAGGACCGCGGGCTGACGCATCGCCGGCAGCCCCTGGACGGCCTGTTTCCAGTCATCCGGATCCAGCCGGCCGTCGGTGGTGACCACGGCCGGCAGCGGATCGCCGTCCGGGGTGCCGACGATCACGCATTCCAGAGCCTGTGGCAGCCGCTGCTCCAGCAGGTCCTCGGTACGCAGGCAGCTCATTCCGGGCAGGGTGTCGGCCTCGCGGTCCAGGACGCTGACGCCGCCGTCGCGGTGGTGCACCCCCACATCACCCGTGGACCACCAGTCGCCGACACGCTTGGCCTCCCAGCGTTCCTGTTCACCGACGTAGCCCAGCGCGAGGGCCGGTGTGCGGACCAGGACCAGACCCGGACGGCCGCGCGGCACCGGGCGCAGCGTGTCCGGGTCCACCACGCGCAGCCGGGTCCGGCCCGGCACCGGACGGCCCAGCCGGCGCGTCGAGGACGCGGCGTCCGGTGCGAGCGCGGAGCTCCGCGTGTGGAAGCGGAACGTCAGCGGTCCGGTCTCGGTCTGGCCCCAGCCCTGCATCCACAGCGGGTGGGCGCGGCGGCTGGCGGTCAGGTATGCGCGCAGCGCGGGCGGATGCATCGCGTCGTAGGTGCTGATGTACAGGCGGACGCGCCGGAACGGGTTGTCCAGCCGTGCGGTGAGCGGCCGCAGCCGGACGTAGGTGGCGGGCAGCGCCTCCACCACGGTGGGCGGGTACGCCCGCAGCAACGGGTCGGCGGTGTCCGGGTCGTCGCCGGTGAGGACCACGATCATGGCGGGCGCGAGCGACATCACCACCGCCGTCCAGCAGAAGGTGCGCCCGTGCGCGTACGCGCCGGCGTTGCACAGGACGTCGTCCCGGCGCAGGCCGATGCCCGGGTAGCGCACCGCCTCCAGGCGGGCCAGCTTGTGCACGAGTGTCCGCGTGGAGTGGACCACCAGTTTGGGCACGCCGGTCGTCCCCGAGGTGTGGTGGATGACCAAGGGCTCGTCCTCGTGGCGCCGTACCGGCGCACCGGGGCCGCAGGGGTCCAGTGCGGCGAGGTGGGTCGCGCCGGGCACAGCGGTGTCGACGGTGATGCGGACGTGGGCCGCCGCGGCGGCGTCCGGGCAGCGGGACAGCACCCCGGAGGTGGTGATCAGCGCGGTCGGCCGCAGCCGCCGCAGCAGGGTGAGGAGGTCCGAGGCCTCCAGTCGGGCGGACAGCTGCGCGGGCACGGCACCGACACGGACGGCGGCGCAGGCGAGCAGGTCGTGGTCCCAGTGGTTGTCCTTCACGATGGCCACGCGGTCCCCGGGCCGGACCCCGGCGTCGGTGAGCCGGGCGGCGGTGGCGCGGACCAGGGCGGCGAGCTCCGCGACGGTCCACCGGGTGCCCGCCTGCGGGGCGATGTCGAACGGCCGGTCCAGGTGGAACACGGTCCGGGCGCCGCCCGCCGCCGCGTCGTCGAACAAGGTGCCCATGTCATCGGGTCGCACGGATCTCCTCCGCTCGGTCGGGGCCGGATGAAGGGCGCCGCCCCAGCCTGCTCAGGACACGGGACGCGGCCAGCGCACCCGACCGGACGGCACCCTCGGACGCGGGCCGCAGCATCACCCAGTCGCCGGCGTACTCCACGGCGCGCACCGGGCGGGCCAGGAAGCCGGGGCGTTCCCGCAGCGCCTGCGGGGTGGCTTCCGGCAGGCCGTGGCGGAAGGCGTGCACGAGGTGGCGGCGGCGGGCACCGGCGAGGCCCGGTACGTAGCGTTCCGCCGCGCGGGCGAGCA encodes:
- a CDS encoding class I adenylate-forming enzyme family protein: MTAAPTTSETTGTTDTEQPVWTSRAGVPFPDLVPRDRRRAWVAAGVCPDTDLYSLFTVRVREHPDREALVDDAGVLSYAALDTEARRIAAVFEQAGLGAGDVVALRLPNGRDAVAAELAVYAIGAVALPLPPGGDDHDLRALLARSRARGAVLTAVPQARVVVGLPHLRTVFVPGPGEGRTQGLHATHPTAPHGRRHRPADPYGPARILVSSGTEAEPKMVAYSHHALAGGRARYVRALHPDSSVPPRHLVLVPLASSFGSLGTPVTLTALGGTLIVQSVFDAEDALRLVSEHRPTHLFAVPTMLRRLADLPPRPGEDTSSLRVVVSSGAALPAATADACLRRFARPVVTVYGSSDGVNCHTAGECVPPGDSVGTPDPTVARIRITCPDGTPLTTGHAGQIEARGPMTPMCYVNAPELDALYRTSDGWVRTGDLGRLDEHGRLHVLGRLKRIVIRGGLNISLAEVERELGSHPAVAEAVCVPVPDPAFGERLCACVRPAPGTPTPTLSDLTTHLLNRGLARRKLPELLLVVEEMPLGPTGKICHRTLAARAIQHRVPDRSGDG
- a CDS encoding CoA transferase, producing the protein MTPGLRAEVRPAVATTIAERLLRHTAQALPERAGAGPDPVRLRIEWAGPVATDLPDERAVQAACGLMHVHGRATGGPAPLAVDYASVVTGVLAALGATALRVGRARGLDLREVRTSVAQGALLAVGQYLAAATAGGSGGPPEPPLPPGSARQACGLATLVTSDGVRVEVETLDPDAWREFWIRLGASAAVAGRGWLPFQQRFATAVCPLPDALRQAARRCTLPDLRAAADHSGVSLLVVRSDPAPAVRPEPWELAPWPDPARGRGPYADSAVGVPCPRPARDAALPLTGIRVVESTRRVQGPLAGHILRMLGADVVRIEPPGGDPMRWLPPLAGECSARFLALNAGKPVIEAGLTTAEGRGTVRALTAEADVFLHNWAPGKASRLGLAASDLLPGSPALVYACASGFGDAFGDRPPVGTDYLAQVHSGLAAAVRPAGEPPAPSLMTLTDVLGGLVCAQGVLTALAVREAAHRGSQVHSCLLSAGALVPRPAHRVHWTPLDRPLRTADGHLYLGPRARQRPEAVRHLLDGADTASVRDVAARFARRTTEEWRVRLTEAGLTATPVLTDLSDLPHDAAFRKAVAPPDPAGGYARPYTPWEFA
- a CDS encoding methyltransferase domain-containing protein — encoded protein: MPQPSADTVSQPSYAREPSRAREGARGVFGNGTAHSRDQHRCLAAAYDQVTLPRLAAAGVGPGWRCLEVGAGGGSIARWLADRVAPGGSVLATDLDPRDLLPGPGLEVAALDVARTPLPEEAYDLVVARLVLQHVPSRDTVLHKLVRALKPGGLLQIDEIDASYEPPLLTPDPRAEALYLRFLEAKTAALRAAGGDPCWARKAPAAMRAAGLTALDVHLHIGVRHAQDPGLGLQLNHTRNLRDRLKEQGMTDDDLDRVRDLMRDPSFRAASSVFYSVQGRRPAEERP
- a CDS encoding class I adenylate-forming enzyme family protein — translated: MRPDDMGTLFDDAAAGGARTVFHLDRPFDIAPQAGTRWTVAELAALVRATAARLTDAGVRPGDRVAIVKDNHWDHDLLACAAVRVGAVPAQLSARLEASDLLTLLRRLRPTALITTSGVLSRCPDAAAAAHVRITVDTAVPGATHLAALDPCGPGAPVRRHEDEPLVIHHTSGTTGVPKLVVHSTRTLVHKLARLEAVRYPGIGLRRDDVLCNAGAYAHGRTFCWTAVVMSLAPAMIVVLTGDDPDTADPLLRAYPPTVVEALPATYVRLRPLTARLDNPFRRVRLYISTYDAMHPPALRAYLTASRRAHPLWMQGWGQTETGPLTFRFHTRSSALAPDAASSTRRLGRPVPGRTRLRVVDPDTLRPVPRGRPGLVLVRTPALALGYVGEQERWEAKRVGDWWSTGDVGVHHRDGGVSVLDREADTLPGMSCLRTEDLLEQRLPQALECVIVGTPDGDPLPAVVTTDGRLDPDDWKQAVQGLPAMRQPAVLTWDEVPRTGTGKVRRAALARHLIGTAVTGTGRWT